In Armatimonadota bacterium, one DNA window encodes the following:
- a CDS encoding arylsulfatase encodes MVLGLLPLLAFTVANRPPNIILVMADDLGFGELGCFGQTKIKTPNIDRLASEGVRFTRFYSASTVCAPTRCCLLTGKHTGHAAIRGNKEVGGWGLNEGEGQAPLPTSEATLAEMLRRRGYATACVGKWGLGGPGSEGHPLKHGFDFFFGYLCQRQAHNYTPTHLWRNNDVYLLEQNRYFAAHQKLQRAQDADAAFEQYMGPQYAPAVTHQQAEDFIRDNRAKPFFLYYASTLPHGALQAPKEWVGRYPREWDPQPYLGQNSYLPNLRPRASYAAMISYLDECVGKLTKLVDDLGLSGDTMFLFKADNGTAPNAGVDRAFFNSLGGLRGMKTNLYEGGIRVPFIARWKGRFLPGVVEGRPWASYDVMPSLAELSGARMPAGADGVSFAPLLRGEQQKKTHEFLYFEYPEGSQQQAVISRDLKLIRPSLKGDPGKAELYDLESDPGETKDLAATRPRDVERLLAIARREHRSSKAFPIAALDGKPTPRR; translated from the coding sequence ATGGTTCTTGGGCTCTTGCCGCTCTTGGCCTTTACCGTCGCGAATCGTCCCCCTAACATCATCCTCGTGATGGCGGACGACCTGGGTTTTGGCGAGCTTGGCTGCTTTGGCCAAACCAAGATTAAGACCCCCAATATCGACCGCCTTGCATCCGAGGGGGTCCGATTCACCCGTTTCTACTCGGCCAGCACCGTGTGCGCTCCCACCCGCTGCTGCCTGCTGACAGGCAAGCACACGGGCCATGCGGCGATTCGAGGCAACAAGGAGGTCGGCGGCTGGGGCCTGAATGAGGGCGAGGGCCAGGCGCCCCTTCCGACATCGGAGGCGACCCTCGCCGAAATGCTGCGACGGCGGGGTTATGCGACAGCCTGCGTCGGTAAATGGGGGCTCGGCGGTCCGGGCTCAGAAGGGCACCCACTCAAGCATGGCTTCGACTTCTTCTTCGGGTATCTGTGCCAGCGTCAGGCTCACAACTACACGCCGACCCACCTATGGCGCAATAACGACGTGTACCTTCTAGAACAAAACCGCTATTTTGCCGCCCACCAAAAGCTCCAAAGGGCGCAGGATGCCGACGCGGCGTTCGAACAGTACATGGGGCCCCAGTACGCCCCCGCCGTCACACACCAGCAAGCAGAAGACTTCATCAGGGACAACAGAGCGAAGCCATTCTTCCTTTACTATGCTTCCACACTGCCCCATGGTGCGCTCCAGGCGCCGAAGGAGTGGGTCGGCCGCTATCCGCGTGAATGGGATCCGCAGCCCTATCTTGGCCAGAACAGCTATCTTCCAAACCTGAGGCCAAGAGCATCCTATGCGGCGATGATCAGCTATCTGGACGAGTGCGTGGGCAAGTTAACGAAGCTCGTGGACGATTTGGGCCTCTCGGGAGACACGATGTTCCTATTCAAGGCGGACAATGGCACTGCCCCCAATGCCGGAGTGGACAGGGCGTTTTTCAACTCGCTTGGCGGGTTGCGGGGGATGAAAACGAACCTCTATGAGGGCGGAATCCGCGTTCCGTTCATCGCGAGGTGGAAGGGCCGTTTCTTGCCGGGAGTCGTGGAGGGTCGCCCTTGGGCAAGCTACGACGTCATGCCCTCGCTTGCCGAACTCTCGGGGGCGAGGATGCCTGCCGGTGCCGATGGAGTCAGCTTTGCTCCGCTGCTCAGAGGTGAGCAGCAGAAGAAGACTCATGAGTTTCTGTACTTTGAGTACCCGGAGGGATCTCAACAGCAGGCGGTGATCTCGCGAGATCTGAAGCTGATTCGTCCCAGCCTTAAGGGCGATCCCGGCAAGGCAGAGCTCTATGACCTGGAATCTGACCCAGGTGAAACGAAGGACTTGGCAGCTACCAGGCCGCGGGACGTCGAACGGCTGCTGGCGATCGCGAGAAGAGAGCACCGTTCCTCCAAGGCCTTTCCCATTGCAGCTCTCGATGGAAAGCCAACTCCCCGCCGCTAG
- a CDS encoding metallophosphoesterase: protein MGGGLSRRAFLGQGSLVLAGLASGRAWAAFDGGKPLATIGLLTDIHHANKIDMGSRCYRASLSKVNFALSKLVPLAPDRLVHLGDLIDSHKTDLAEEMAARTVAQRFLETGIPYHFIMGNHCLNRMDKDRYAEVTKSAGTYEAFDINGVRFLCLDACHRSDGADYAMGRYDWQDSFIPEKQIDWIGRQLSSAKGPVVVFSHQLLDGMPTMSVRNHERVRQVLTKSGKVAAVFQGHFHQNRLRTIQGIPYTVLRSVIDGPEIANCGFSRLSVFADGSVKLDGFEEQETLALGSFRTRKLLLARSRID, encoded by the coding sequence GTGGGCGGAGGACTATCGCGTAGGGCCTTTCTGGGCCAGGGGTCACTTGTTCTTGCCGGACTCGCGTCCGGGAGGGCCTGGGCTGCGTTCGATGGCGGGAAGCCGCTTGCTACGATCGGGCTCCTGACGGACATTCACCACGCCAACAAGATCGACATGGGGTCGCGGTGCTACCGTGCGTCGCTCTCGAAGGTGAACTTCGCCCTCAGCAAGTTGGTTCCGCTGGCGCCCGACCGACTGGTTCACTTGGGTGACCTGATCGACTCCCACAAGACCGACCTCGCCGAGGAAATGGCCGCACGCACGGTCGCGCAGCGGTTCCTGGAGACGGGAATCCCCTACCACTTCATCATGGGGAACCACTGCCTGAACAGGATGGACAAGGACCGTTATGCCGAAGTCACCAAGTCGGCGGGTACCTACGAGGCCTTCGACATCAATGGGGTCCGGTTCCTGTGCCTGGACGCTTGTCACCGGTCAGATGGCGCCGACTACGCCATGGGGAGATACGACTGGCAAGACAGCTTCATCCCGGAAAAGCAGATCGACTGGATTGGGCGTCAGCTCTCCAGCGCCAAAGGGCCTGTGGTGGTGTTTTCGCACCAGTTGCTCGACGGAATGCCCACGATGAGCGTGCGCAACCATGAGCGGGTCCGCCAGGTCCTCACCAAGTCGGGGAAGGTCGCCGCGGTCTTTCAGGGGCACTTTCATCAGAATCGTCTGCGCACGATCCAAGGCATCCCGTATACGGTCTTGCGCTCTGTGATCGACGGGCCGGAAATCGCGAACTGCGGCTTCTCCCGGCTGTCGGTTTTTGCCGATGGCTCGGTCAAACTGGATGGGTTTGAGGAGCAGGAGACCCTAGCGCTGGGCTCGTTCCGGACGAGAAAGCTGCTCTTGGCCAGAAGCCGCATCGACTAA
- a CDS encoding M20/M25/M40 family metallo-hydrolase: protein MLHELCTKIGGRVSGSPEAERAVAWVEKQMRTIGLENIQRVPCMVPHWVRGRPESATMKAAGIKTKLAVCALGGSVATPRGGLEADVIEVHSLKEAEELGERGRGKIVFFNRGFDPTLPAGQSGYGGAVDQRTSGASAAVKSGAVAVLVRSMTLADDDAPHTGAMNYTDPRKIPAAALGIQSANKLSAALKKGPVRVKLEMFCQTFEDAPSASVMGEIRGSELPDEVIVMGGHLDSWDLGQGAHDDGAGITQSLEALRILKVLGLKPKRTIRVVAFMNEENGLRGATSYAEMAKASPQKHIAAIESDAGGFMPRAFGVTESQHERVSGWLEDLRQFGIERINRGGGGGDIGPLGALGTVLFGLEPEGTRYFDMHHSRNDNIKIVHPRELEFGACAMASLAWLISQEGFGR, encoded by the coding sequence ATGCTCCATGAACTCTGCACCAAGATCGGCGGGCGTGTCAGCGGCTCCCCTGAAGCGGAGCGAGCCGTGGCCTGGGTCGAGAAGCAGATGCGGACCATCGGCCTTGAGAACATCCAGCGGGTCCCCTGCATGGTGCCCCACTGGGTTCGCGGCAGGCCCGAGTCCGCCACGATGAAAGCCGCCGGCATCAAGACCAAGCTCGCGGTCTGTGCGCTGGGTGGGAGTGTGGCGACCCCCAGGGGCGGCCTTGAGGCCGATGTGATCGAGGTGCACTCGCTGAAGGAAGCCGAGGAGCTCGGCGAGCGGGGGAGGGGCAAGATCGTGTTCTTCAACCGGGGCTTTGATCCCACGCTGCCCGCAGGGCAATCCGGCTATGGCGGCGCGGTGGACCAGCGGACCAGCGGCGCTTCGGCGGCGGTGAAGTCGGGTGCGGTGGCGGTCTTGGTGCGCTCGATGACGCTGGCCGATGACGATGCCCCTCACACGGGCGCGATGAATTACACCGATCCGCGAAAGATCCCTGCCGCTGCCCTGGGAATCCAGAGCGCCAATAAGCTCAGCGCGGCCCTTAAGAAGGGGCCGGTTCGGGTGAAGCTGGAGATGTTCTGCCAGACCTTTGAAGATGCGCCCTCAGCGAGCGTGATGGGTGAAATCCGAGGTTCCGAGCTTCCAGACGAGGTGATCGTGATGGGCGGGCATCTGGACAGTTGGGACCTGGGCCAGGGCGCGCACGACGACGGCGCGGGGATCACTCAATCGCTCGAGGCTTTGAGGATCCTGAAGGTGCTCGGGCTCAAACCGAAGCGCACGATTCGGGTGGTCGCGTTCATGAACGAGGAGAACGGGCTTCGCGGCGCGACGTCCTATGCCGAGATGGCGAAGGCTTCACCCCAGAAGCACATCGCCGCCATCGAGAGCGACGCGGGCGGGTTTATGCCGAGAGCGTTCGGCGTCACGGAGAGCCAGCACGAGAGGGTTTCCGGCTGGCTGGAGGACCTGCGCCAGTTCGGGATCGAGCGGATCAATCGGGGTGGCGGCGGCGGGGACATCGGGCCGCTGGGTGCGCTCGGAACGGTCCTTTTTGGGCTGGAGCCGGAAGGCACGCGCTATTTCGATATGCACCACTCGCGGAACGACAACATCAAAATCGTCCACCCGCGCGAGCTGGAGTTTGGGGCTTGCGCAATGGCCTCGCTGGCGTGGTTGATCTCTCAGGAGGGGTTTGGCCGGTAG
- a CDS encoding anaerobic sulfatase maturase gives MNKLKYAVPAEAARKPRSFHLLAKPTGAVCNLDCTYCYYLSKEALYPGSPFRMSDEVLESYVRQLLEAVEAPEVQIAFQGGEPTLMGLEFFERAVELARKVRRSGQTLSFSLQTNGTRIDEAWCEFFKRNRVLVGLSIDGPKDVHDTYRVNKGGKGTFDRVLQAWNDMKRTGVDVNVLCTVHAANQDRGLEVYRFFRDELGAEFVQFIPIVERVTTENAVLAEQGWHTRPGGERPLYEQTGSAVTSRSVSPDAYGRFLCDIFDEWVQRDVGKVFVQMFDVTLGSYFGLHSLCIFAPTCGEALALEHNGDLYSCDHFVEPRFRLGNILERRMADLVELPLQRKFGRDKRDTLPQMCRKCDVRFACNGGCPKDRFACTPDGEEGLNYLCPGFMAFFRHSKPKMERMAELLRRGRLAAEIMKEA, from the coding sequence ATGAACAAGCTCAAGTACGCCGTGCCTGCGGAAGCCGCCCGCAAGCCTCGGAGCTTTCACCTCCTTGCAAAGCCTACGGGCGCTGTCTGCAACCTCGATTGCACCTACTGCTACTACCTCTCCAAGGAGGCACTGTATCCGGGTTCGCCTTTTCGCATGTCCGACGAGGTGCTTGAGAGCTATGTCCGGCAACTCCTCGAGGCGGTCGAGGCGCCGGAGGTCCAGATCGCTTTTCAGGGCGGCGAGCCCACCCTGATGGGCCTCGAGTTCTTTGAACGGGCTGTCGAGCTTGCGAGGAAGGTTCGCCGAAGCGGGCAGACCCTCTCCTTCAGCCTGCAGACCAACGGCACCCGCATCGACGAGGCGTGGTGTGAGTTCTTCAAGCGAAACAGGGTTCTTGTGGGGCTCAGCATAGATGGGCCGAAGGACGTGCACGACACCTACCGCGTAAACAAGGGAGGGAAGGGCACGTTCGACAGGGTCCTGCAAGCCTGGAACGACATGAAGCGAACCGGGGTGGACGTGAACGTGCTCTGCACGGTACACGCGGCGAACCAAGACCGGGGGCTGGAGGTGTATCGCTTCTTCAGGGACGAATTAGGGGCAGAGTTCGTCCAGTTCATCCCGATCGTCGAGCGCGTCACCACCGAGAACGCCGTCCTTGCCGAGCAGGGCTGGCACACACGGCCCGGTGGCGAGCGTCCGCTCTACGAGCAGACGGGCTCAGCGGTGACGAGCCGATCTGTCAGTCCGGACGCCTACGGGCGGTTTCTCTGCGACATCTTTGATGAGTGGGTGCAGCGAGACGTCGGAAAGGTCTTCGTCCAGATGTTCGATGTGACTCTGGGGTCCTATTTCGGCCTACATTCCCTATGCATCTTCGCCCCGACTTGCGGCGAGGCTCTGGCGCTGGAGCACAACGGCGATCTCTATTCTTGCGACCACTTCGTAGAGCCGCGCTTCCGACTCGGGAACATCTTGGAGCGGCGGATGGCAGACTTGGTGGAACTGCCGCTTCAAAGGAAGTTTGGGCGCGACAAGCGAGACACCTTGCCGCAGATGTGCCGGAAGTGCGACGTGCGTTTTGCCTGCAACGGAGGCTGCCCAAAGGACCGCTTTGCCTGCACACCGGACGGCGAAGAGGGGCTCAACTACCTCTGCCCCGGATTCATGGCGTTCTTTCGGCACTCGAAGCCAAAGATGGAGCGCATGGCGGAGCTGCTGAGACGCGGAAGGCTCGCAGCCGAGATCATGAAGGAGGCCTGA
- the queG gene encoding tRNA epoxyqueuosine(34) reductase QueG, producing the protein MGKFEVSVLPSASVKASALELGFATVGICDAAPSPGITAYADWLANGRHGTMSYLAKSSDLRADPRALLPSCRSVVAVTLNYAQPNPPVPGQPRIATYALGRDYHKVLRSKLRKLERWLQAMHPGVETRACVDSAPILERDFAHLAGLGWFGKNTLLIDSRRGSWFFIGLLLTSLHFEPDLPSMGSCGSCMRCVEACPTGAIIQENRRWQVDARHCISYLTIEHKGDIEPELAAKMGAWTFGCDVCQEVCPFNEPRASQPLRAAKASEPDFLTGRAWPGLNELAQISHEDWDGLTRGSAVRRTGLLGLRRNARINLENER; encoded by the coding sequence ATGGGCAAGTTTGAGGTCTCGGTGTTGCCCAGCGCTTCAGTAAAAGCCTCTGCGCTGGAGTTGGGCTTCGCCACGGTCGGCATCTGCGATGCGGCGCCGTCGCCTGGCATCACCGCCTACGCCGATTGGCTCGCCAATGGGCGACATGGCACGATGAGCTACTTGGCCAAGAGCTCTGACCTTAGGGCCGATCCTCGCGCCTTGCTTCCGTCTTGCAGGTCCGTAGTCGCAGTGACGCTCAACTATGCCCAGCCCAATCCGCCAGTTCCCGGCCAGCCGCGCATCGCCACCTACGCCCTAGGCCGCGACTACCACAAGGTTCTGCGATCCAAGCTCCGAAAGCTGGAGAGATGGCTACAGGCCATGCATCCAGGAGTGGAAACGCGAGCCTGCGTGGACTCCGCGCCGATCCTCGAGCGCGATTTCGCCCACTTGGCGGGACTGGGCTGGTTCGGCAAGAACACCCTGCTCATCGACTCGCGCCGAGGCAGCTGGTTCTTCATCGGCCTGCTGCTGACGAGCCTGCACTTTGAGCCGGATCTTCCTTCGATGGGCTCCTGTGGAAGCTGCATGCGCTGTGTCGAAGCGTGCCCGACGGGCGCGATCATCCAGGAGAACAGAAGGTGGCAGGTGGACGCCCGCCACTGCATCAGCTACTTGACCATCGAGCACAAGGGTGACATCGAACCTGAACTGGCAGCGAAGATGGGAGCGTGGACCTTTGGCTGCGACGTCTGCCAGGAGGTCTGCCCCTTCAACGAGCCGCGCGCTTCCCAGCCGTTGCGGGCCGCAAAGGCTTCGGAGCCAGACTTCTTGACTGGGCGCGCGTGGCCGGGACTGAACGAACTCGCGCAGATCTCGCACGAGGATTGGGATGGTCTCACGAGGGGCTCGGCGGTTCGGCGAACGGGCTTACTGGGCCTCCGCCGCAACGCTCGGATCAACTTGGAAAATGAACGGTGA
- a CDS encoding NADH-quinone oxidoreductase subunit A, with protein MDSGYLGLLMLVLVAGLISVVMILASTILGPKKVTPYKESPYECGVQPIGSARERFPIKFYLVAILFVLFDIEIVFLWGWMAYFKHGSPAFQVFSFIEVLIYMSTWVLGYVYAIRVGALEWDDTVSLAKGTTPDAEPQAVGAGS; from the coding sequence ATGGACAGCGGGTACCTCGGCCTCTTGATGCTGGTCTTGGTGGCTGGGCTGATCAGCGTGGTGATGATCCTGGCGAGCACCATTCTGGGGCCCAAGAAAGTCACCCCGTACAAGGAATCGCCCTATGAGTGCGGCGTGCAGCCGATCGGGTCGGCTCGCGAACGCTTTCCGATCAAGTTCTATCTGGTGGCAATCCTCTTCGTTCTGTTCGACATCGAAATCGTGTTCCTTTGGGGCTGGATGGCCTATTTCAAGCACGGAAGCCCGGCGTTTCAGGTCTTCAGCTTCATCGAGGTGCTGATCTACATGTCCACTTGGGTTCTCGGATACGTCTACGCTATCCGCGTTGGCGCGCTGGAATGGGATGATACGGTCTCGCTCGCCAAGGGCACGACGCCCGACGCCGAACCTCAGGCTGTTGGAGCGGGCTCATGA
- a CDS encoding NADH-quinone oxidoreductase subunit C, producing the protein MSQTAVDRPDVKALQAKFGGKVLKVKESCGDTFVCVARESIREVADFLKNDPAMQFTYFGECLGADYSKWDHERDLSERFEVIYNLYSLHLGLRLFLKVGVDDGQKVPSLVPVYLGAEYPEREVWDLYGVVFEGNEQKQRFLLPDDWVGFPLRKEYPLGGEDVLFDQGDRGPAIEDLQMPHAGESWEGKAGTEDVGGR; encoded by the coding sequence ATGAGCCAGACCGCAGTGGATCGGCCCGACGTCAAGGCGCTTCAGGCCAAGTTCGGCGGCAAGGTGCTGAAGGTGAAGGAATCCTGTGGGGACACCTTTGTCTGCGTGGCCCGCGAGAGCATTCGCGAGGTGGCCGATTTCCTCAAGAACGACCCGGCGATGCAGTTCACCTATTTCGGCGAGTGTCTTGGGGCGGATTACAGCAAATGGGACCACGAACGCGACCTGTCAGAGCGGTTCGAGGTCATCTATAACTTGTATTCGTTACACCTTGGATTGCGGCTCTTTCTGAAAGTGGGCGTCGACGACGGCCAGAAGGTGCCAAGTTTGGTGCCCGTGTACCTTGGCGCCGAATATCCCGAGCGCGAAGTGTGGGATCTCTATGGCGTGGTATTCGAGGGCAACGAGCAGAAGCAGCGGTTCTTGCTTCCCGACGATTGGGTGGGTTTCCCCTTGCGCAAGGAGTATCCATTGGGAGGCGAGGACGTTCTCTTCGACCAGGGAGACCGTGGACCGGCGATCGAAGACCTGCAGATGCCGCACGCCGGCGAAAGCTGGGAAGGCAAGGCTGGTACTGAAGATGTCGGCGGCAGGTAG
- the rsmA gene encoding ribosomal RNA small subunit methyltransferase A, translating to MALLDLTERSQLRVFLAKHDLRARKGYGQHFLCSSKVVQAILAELNGIAGVLEVGPGPGVLTQALADEMRKVAAVELDPRMAGALSESAPLAEVLIADALKADLSGLLDRLPAPRAIVSNMPYNITGPLLGRFAEVRGQIDRAVLMMQKEVGDRILAEPGSSDRGALSVCLQAQFSIRKVCVVPPGAFDPPPKVDSIVLRLIPRHLQGSENQESRFFGLVRAGFAQPRKTLLNNLGGTYGKPEVERLLASLELDPRIRPHMLDLEQWRQVSRALEPTDGQV from the coding sequence ATCGCACTGCTCGATCTCACCGAACGATCTCAGCTCCGCGTCTTTCTGGCAAAGCACGACCTTCGGGCCAGGAAGGGGTATGGGCAGCATTTTCTTTGCTCCTCGAAGGTCGTCCAGGCCATTCTCGCGGAACTCAATGGAATCGCCGGCGTGCTGGAGGTGGGTCCCGGGCCGGGGGTTCTGACCCAGGCTTTGGCAGACGAAATGCGCAAGGTGGCGGCGGTCGAGCTGGACCCGCGCATGGCCGGCGCGCTGTCAGAGTCCGCCCCGCTCGCCGAGGTGCTGATCGCGGATGCTCTCAAGGCGGACCTCAGCGGCCTTCTGGACCGGCTTCCCGCACCCAGGGCCATCGTCTCCAACATGCCTTACAACATCACGGGTCCTCTGCTGGGGAGGTTTGCAGAAGTTCGCGGCCAGATCGATCGCGCCGTGCTGATGATGCAGAAGGAGGTCGGTGACCGCATCCTCGCCGAGCCGGGCAGCTCGGACCGAGGAGCGCTAAGCGTGTGCCTGCAGGCGCAGTTCTCAATTCGCAAGGTCTGTGTCGTGCCGCCGGGGGCGTTCGATCCACCGCCCAAAGTGGACAGCATCGTACTGAGACTGATCCCTCGCCACTTGCAAGGCTCGGAGAACCAGGAGTCTCGGTTCTTTGGGTTGGTACGTGCCGGGTTTGCGCAGCCTAGAAAAACGCTCCTGAACAACCTGGGCGGAACGTACGGCAAGCCGGAGGTCGAGCGCCTGCTTGCTTCATTGGAACTAGATCCGAGAATTCGGCCCCACATGCTCGATCTCGAGCAGTGGCGTCAGGTTTCACGAGCTTTGGAGCCAACCGATGGGCAAGTTTGA
- the xylA gene encoding xylose isomerase, with protein MSYFPEVPSKVPYEGKSSKNPLAFKHYDADKMVGGKAMRDHFRFAVCYWHTFKGTGQDPFGAPTMLHPWAIAADPMIRARETMDAAFEFFVKLGVGFWCFHDRDIAPEGADFRESCDNLKALVDYAAQKQTETGVKLLWGTANLFSHPRYQAGAATNPDPEVFAYAAAQVKHALDATKALGGQGYTFWGGREGYDTLWNTEMQRERAQFARFLHLAVDYAAKIGFKGQFYIEPKPMEPTKHQYDSDAEACLNFLREFGLMDHLKLNLETNHATLAGHSMVHEMRAAREAGILGSVDANVGDELLGWDTDQFPTNVYLTTQIMLEVMAMGGFTTGGLNFDAKVRRQSHEPVDLFHAHIGGMDAFARGLEIAHAIREDGRLEGFVKQRYAGWADGFGKDLFEGKVSYEACVERVLEKGEPTRRSGRQEMLENLINEFVL; from the coding sequence ATGTCGTACTTCCCGGAAGTCCCATCCAAGGTGCCCTATGAGGGCAAGAGCAGCAAGAACCCGCTCGCGTTCAAGCACTACGACGCCGACAAAATGGTCGGCGGAAAGGCCATGCGCGACCACTTCCGGTTCGCGGTCTGCTATTGGCACACGTTCAAAGGCACGGGCCAGGACCCCTTCGGAGCACCCACGATGCTCCATCCATGGGCCATCGCCGCCGACCCGATGATTCGCGCTCGCGAGACGATGGATGCCGCGTTTGAGTTCTTCGTCAAGCTCGGCGTAGGGTTTTGGTGCTTCCACGACCGCGACATTGCTCCTGAGGGCGCGGACTTTCGCGAGTCCTGCGACAACCTGAAAGCCCTGGTGGACTACGCCGCCCAGAAGCAAACTGAGACCGGCGTCAAGCTGCTCTGGGGCACGGCGAACCTCTTCAGCCATCCGCGCTATCAGGCGGGCGCCGCGACCAACCCCGACCCTGAGGTCTTTGCCTATGCCGCCGCACAAGTCAAACACGCTCTCGACGCCACAAAGGCACTGGGAGGACAGGGCTACACCTTCTGGGGCGGCCGTGAGGGCTACGACACGCTCTGGAACACCGAGATGCAGCGAGAAAGAGCGCAGTTCGCCCGGTTCCTGCATCTGGCAGTCGACTACGCCGCGAAGATCGGCTTCAAAGGCCAGTTTTACATTGAGCCCAAGCCGATGGAGCCTACCAAGCACCAGTACGATTCCGACGCCGAAGCCTGCCTGAACTTCCTACGTGAGTTCGGGCTGATGGACCACCTGAAGCTGAACCTGGAAACCAACCACGCGACCTTGGCTGGGCATTCGATGGTCCACGAAATGCGCGCGGCCAGGGAGGCGGGCATTTTGGGCTCGGTGGACGCCAACGTCGGCGACGAACTGCTGGGTTGGGACACCGACCAGTTCCCGACCAACGTGTACCTGACGACCCAGATCATGCTTGAAGTGATGGCGATGGGCGGGTTCACGACCGGAGGTCTGAACTTCGACGCCAAGGTGAGGCGGCAATCGCACGAGCCGGTGGACCTTTTCCATGCGCATATCGGCGGTATGGACGCCTTCGCCCGCGGCCTGGAAATCGCGCACGCTATCCGCGAGGATGGGCGTTTGGAAGGGTTCGTCAAGCAACGCTACGCAGGCTGGGCCGACGGCTTCGGCAAAGACCTCTTCGAAGGCAAGGTCAGCTATGAGGCTTGCGTCGAAAGAGTTCTCGAGAAAGGCGAGCCGACGCGCCGCTCGGGCCGCCAGGAGATGCTGGAGAACCTGATCAACGAGTTTGTGCTGTAG